One segment of Methylotuvimicrobium sp. KM2 DNA contains the following:
- the flhF gene encoding flagellar biosynthesis protein FlhF: MKIKRFFASDIRQAMRMVKDELGADAVIMSNRSVDGGVEIVAARDFDEQLIHSKLQKDSAERKAQNPEVKQPPLQDFAAENKSAQIISSTRKKGADGSVPPRPLRRDFDEYLGYAEKMQINRPRRLQPDPVTKPVPVVSAKIEEIPDESVPAVQEKTVMSARTEEPVPVARENSANDQLIKDMFQELKSLKMTMNSRLSEIGWRQNSQSNPVRVELLHRLVDMGIAKNLSMKVAGRLSNYQTIEPAFKKAQEMLVNVLPVYNDALLDYGGIAALVGPTGVGKTTTIAKLAARFILKHGPRQVALITTDNYRIAAHDQLNTYGRILDVPVRVAADAEQLRNLIDGFADKRLILIDTAGMSQRDQRLAEQIQTLQHEDLRIRPYLVMSAATQYKAMKEIIQAFQIFQPEAGILTKLDEAATKGAAISALIEQRMPLSYVTDGQQVPEDLHAASAKQLIEQCAAESEQESDYNAILDYDDWVAQGYA, translated from the coding sequence ATGAAAATCAAACGTTTTTTTGCATCGGACATTCGCCAAGCGATGCGCATGGTTAAAGATGAGTTGGGTGCCGATGCGGTGATCATGTCCAATCGCTCGGTCGATGGCGGCGTGGAAATCGTCGCCGCCCGCGATTTTGACGAGCAACTCATTCACAGTAAATTGCAAAAAGATTCGGCTGAGCGGAAAGCTCAAAACCCCGAAGTCAAACAGCCCCCGTTACAGGATTTTGCGGCTGAAAACAAATCGGCTCAGATTATTAGCAGCACTCGAAAAAAAGGAGCGGACGGCTCGGTACCTCCGCGTCCGTTGCGTCGGGATTTTGACGAATATTTGGGTTATGCGGAAAAAATGCAAATAAATCGCCCGCGTCGTTTGCAGCCCGATCCGGTAACGAAGCCGGTGCCGGTTGTATCTGCAAAAATAGAGGAAATTCCCGACGAGTCGGTACCCGCGGTTCAGGAGAAAACGGTGATGTCGGCGCGGACCGAAGAGCCCGTTCCGGTCGCCCGGGAAAACAGTGCGAACGATCAGCTTATCAAAGACATGTTTCAGGAATTGAAATCGCTGAAGATGACGATGAATAGCCGTTTATCGGAAATCGGTTGGCGGCAAAACAGTCAAAGCAATCCGGTGCGGGTCGAATTGTTGCATCGTTTGGTCGATATGGGGATAGCCAAAAATTTGAGTATGAAAGTCGCCGGTCGCTTGAGTAATTATCAAACCATCGAGCCGGCGTTTAAAAAAGCTCAGGAAATGTTGGTTAACGTGCTACCTGTATACAATGATGCGCTTTTGGATTATGGTGGAATCGCCGCGTTAGTGGGCCCGACGGGTGTCGGTAAGACTACGACGATCGCTAAATTGGCGGCACGCTTCATTTTGAAACATGGGCCGAGACAAGTCGCGTTGATCACGACCGATAATTATCGTATTGCCGCGCATGATCAACTCAATACCTATGGTCGGATTCTCGATGTGCCCGTTCGCGTGGCGGCCGATGCCGAGCAACTGCGAAATTTGATCGACGGCTTTGCCGATAAGCGTCTTATTTTGATCGATACCGCCGGAATGAGTCAGCGGGACCAACGCTTGGCCGAGCAAATCCAAACGTTACAACACGAGGACCTACGCATTCGACCTTATTTGGTGATGTCCGCCGCGACGCAATACAAAGCGATGAAAGAGATTATTCAAGCCTTTCAAATTTTTCAGCCTGAAGCAGGCATATTGACTAAACTTGACGAAGCAGCGACCAAGGGGGCGGCAATATCGGCATTAATCGAACAGCGCATGCCGCTATCTTATGTTACCGACGGACAACAAGTGCCTGAGGATCTGCATGCGGCTTCGGCCAAGCAATTAATTGAGCAGTGCGCAGCAGAGTCGGAGCAAGAAAGCGATTATAATGCGATACTTGATTATGACGACTGGGTGGCGCAAGGTTATGCATAA
- a CDS encoding RNA polymerase sigma factor FliA: MKGAAMYASVQSGEKEDLVLRHVPLVKRIAYHLLAKLPETVLVEDLIQSGMIGLLDAIKHFDASQGASFDTYAGIRIRGAMLDEVRRSDWTPRSVHKKARMVTDAIRHIESKTGRDASDGEVAEYLGISADEYGRILQDTQCCRTLSVEELSEEGDAAFYDDQPLKNDPLNRLSREKFNQALVDAIRSLPEREQLVVSLYYVEELNLREIGQVLNVSESRVSQISSQAMLRLRARLADWREGHDNGV; the protein is encoded by the coding sequence ATGAAGGGAGCGGCCATGTATGCGTCGGTGCAATCGGGTGAAAAAGAAGACCTAGTGCTGCGGCATGTGCCTTTAGTTAAACGCATTGCCTATCATTTATTGGCTAAATTGCCTGAAACGGTGTTGGTCGAAGACTTGATTCAATCCGGAATGATCGGCTTGTTGGATGCGATCAAGCATTTTGATGCTTCCCAGGGCGCCAGTTTCGACACGTATGCCGGTATTCGCATTAGGGGGGCAATGCTCGATGAAGTTCGACGATCCGATTGGACCCCGCGTTCCGTTCATAAAAAAGCGCGCATGGTGACTGATGCGATAAGGCATATCGAAAGTAAAACCGGCCGCGATGCCAGCGATGGCGAGGTAGCCGAGTATTTGGGGATCAGTGCCGACGAATATGGACGCATATTGCAAGACACGCAATGCTGTCGTACCTTGAGTGTCGAGGAGTTGTCCGAAGAAGGCGATGCGGCTTTTTACGATGATCAGCCATTAAAAAATGATCCGTTGAACCGATTAAGCCGAGAAAAATTCAATCAGGCTTTAGTCGATGCGATTCGAAGTTTGCCCGAGCGCGAACAGTTGGTGGTTTCATTGTATTATGTCGAAGAATTAAATTTACGCGAAATCGGTCAAGTATTAAATGTCAGCGAGTCCCGCGTCAGTCAAATCAGCAGTCAGGCCATGTTGAGATTGCGAGCGAGACTTGCGGACTGGCGTGAAGGCCATGATAATGGCGTTTGA
- a CDS encoding protein phosphatase CheZ has translation MTDKDRLNQVKDLLKALEEGDEQTADRILDEIAGIRESQLFIEVGRLTRQLHDAMVHFSVDSKITEIAAQEIPDAKERLRYVITMTEQAADQTLTVVEDIVPVARMLNEQATRLAENWERFLIRKMPFEEFKDMSQEITEYFNESVKSLEIMQNGLNDILMAQGFQDITGQIIRRVIAMVEDLENGMVDLIRLSSVKATSREAAMSSVELPGPVVPGVDDKKDEVATSQDDVDDLLSSLGF, from the coding sequence ATGACCGATAAAGATCGCCTCAATCAGGTTAAAGACCTGCTTAAGGCATTAGAAGAAGGAGACGAGCAAACGGCCGACAGAATTCTCGATGAAATAGCCGGAATCCGCGAAAGCCAGTTGTTTATTGAAGTGGGTCGATTAACCCGGCAATTGCACGACGCCATGGTACATTTTTCCGTGGATTCAAAAATCACCGAGATTGCCGCGCAGGAAATTCCGGATGCGAAGGAACGATTGCGTTATGTCATTACGATGACAGAACAAGCTGCCGATCAAACCTTGACCGTTGTCGAGGATATCGTTCCGGTTGCGCGAATGCTCAACGAACAAGCCACCAGACTCGCCGAAAACTGGGAACGTTTCTTGATTCGAAAAATGCCTTTCGAAGAGTTCAAAGACATGAGTCAGGAAATCACTGAGTATTTTAATGAGTCGGTTAAATCGCTGGAAATTATGCAAAACGGGCTCAACGATATTTTAATGGCTCAAGGTTTTCAAGACATTACCGGACAAATCATCCGGCGCGTGATAGCAATGGTCGAAGACTTGGAAAACGGCATGGTCGACTTAATCCGTTTATCAAGCGTTAAGGCGACTTCGAGAGAGGCGGCTATGTCGAGCGTCGAATTGCCGGGCCCGGTCGTGCCCGGTGTTGACGATAAAAAAGACGAGGTGGCGACTAGCCAAGACGATGTTGACGATTTGCTATCCAGCTTGGGTTTTTGA
- a CDS encoding MinD/ParA family protein has product MKKTNPVRVIAITSGKGGVGKTNLSVNLGLALAEQGKRVALLDADMGLANVDVLLGMYPKFNLSHVLKGEKTLNEIIVTGPSGLQVIPASSGLQHMSDLSTVEQAAVIRAFSDIDQDLDVLIVDTAAGISSSVINFARACQEVIVVVCDEPTSLTDAYAFIKLLNRDYGLSRFHILTNMVQSAQQGQNLFQKLTKVTDRYLDVTLQFAGAVPYDEYLRKAVQQQSPVIAAYPRSKASLALKNVARQINSWPIKGQAGGYLEFFIERMIQYGAQKDVA; this is encoded by the coding sequence ATGAAAAAAACGAATCCCGTTCGGGTCATCGCAATCACTAGCGGTAAAGGCGGCGTTGGGAAAACCAATTTATCGGTCAATTTGGGCTTGGCATTGGCTGAACAAGGCAAGCGAGTTGCTTTGCTCGATGCCGATATGGGGCTTGCCAATGTTGACGTGTTGCTGGGTATGTATCCGAAATTCAATCTTTCGCATGTATTGAAAGGTGAAAAGACATTGAATGAAATTATCGTGACCGGCCCGTCCGGTTTGCAAGTGATTCCGGCTTCCTCGGGCTTGCAGCATATGTCTGATTTATCGACTGTCGAGCAAGCCGCAGTCATTCGGGCATTTAGCGATATCGATCAGGATTTGGATGTGCTGATTGTCGATACGGCGGCGGGTATATCGTCCAGCGTCATTAATTTTGCCCGTGCTTGCCAGGAAGTCATCGTTGTCGTGTGCGACGAGCCGACCTCTTTAACCGATGCCTATGCCTTCATTAAGCTCTTGAATCGTGATTACGGCTTGAGCCGCTTCCATATTTTGACCAACATGGTTCAAAGTGCACAGCAAGGGCAGAATCTTTTTCAAAAATTGACGAAAGTCACCGACCGTTATCTGGATGTGACGTTACAGTTTGCAGGTGCGGTACCTTATGACGAATATTTACGCAAAGCCGTTCAGCAACAAAGCCCGGTCATCGCTGCCTATCCGCGCAGTAAAGCCTCTTTGGCCTTGAAAAATGTGGCAAGACAAATCAATAGCTGGCCGATCAAAGGACAAGCGGGCGGTTATCTTGAGTTCTTTATCGAGCGCATGATTCAATACGGCGCACAAAAGGATGTTGCATGA
- the cheY gene encoding chemotaxis response regulator CheY — translation MDKNMKILIVDDFSTMRRIIKNLLRDLGFTNTAEADDGKTALPRLKAGGIDFLVTDWNMPGMSGLDLLKAVRSDPDLATLPVLMVTAEAKREQIIMAAQAGVNGYIIKPFTAATLKEKIEKIFERIDS, via the coding sequence TTGGATAAAAATATGAAAATTCTCATTGTGGATGATTTTTCGACGATGAGACGTATTATAAAGAACTTGCTTAGGGACTTGGGTTTTACTAATACGGCCGAAGCCGATGACGGTAAAACCGCTCTGCCGAGACTAAAAGCCGGAGGCATCGACTTTCTAGTGACGGACTGGAATATGCCTGGCATGTCCGGATTGGATTTGCTTAAAGCCGTTCGATCCGACCCGGATCTTGCCACGTTGCCGGTTTTAATGGTAACGGCCGAAGCTAAGCGAGAGCAAATTATTATGGCGGCTCAAGCCGGCGTCAATGGATATATCATCAAGCCGTTTACCGCCGCGACGCTCAAAGAAAAAATCGAAAAAATCTTTGAACGCATAGACAGCTAA